From uncultured Pseudodesulfovibrio sp.:
CCCGCTCGGCATCTACAAGGATGTGTCTGAGGAAGGGGGTGTCTGCTAATGCGTTACATCGATTCTATCATCGCGGGTTTCGGTGGCCAGGGCGTCATGCTCATCGGCAACCTGCTCGCTTACGCAGGCATGAAAGACGGTCTCAACGTCACCTACATCCCGGTCTACGGCCCGGAGATGCGTGGCGGTACCGCAAACTGCACAGTCGTGCTTTCTCAGGAAGACATTGGCTCGCCCATCATTCACAGGCCCAAATCGCTCATCGCCATGAACCGCCCGTCTCTGGACAAATTCCAGCCACGAGTTGAAGACGGCGGAGTGCATATCATCAACTCCTCACTCATCGACATGGAGTTGGCTGATACTGATCGTCTGAAATGCTACGGCGTTCCCTGCAACGAGATCGCCGACGAGCTGGGGAACACCCGCATGGCCAACATGGTCGCCATCGGCGCATTTGTGCAGGCTACCGGAATCATATCTCTCGACGCCGTCATCGGCTCCCTTGAGAACGTGATCTCCGTGCGCTATCACAAGCTCATCCCCGCCAACACAGAAGCCATCAAAGCCGGCGCCAAGCACGTCAGCTAGATCGGTTACACGGTTTAATTAAAAGCCCGCTGTCAGCAAATGCTGACAGCGGGCTTTTTTTGTCTCCGACGGCTGGGGGAAGGGGAGGAAAAACCCTTTGGAAAGGGTTCTTTCCTCCCCTTCCCCCAGACCCCCATCCTCTCCTTTTCCTAAACTTTTTTGGTCGCTTCGCGAAGGAGGAGAGGGAAAACCAGGACAAAGAAATAAAAAACCTGTCAAGATGCATATTTATACCTATCGAGTGATTTAAGTATACATTCCTTCACATTTCAAGGAATTGGGGAAAACCGGGGATATGGTTGTCTGGATTCTCGGGGACAATCCTTGAGAACGAAACTAAGGAATCAGGTGAGATAGTCACCAGGAAAAAAGGGTATTACCAAATGGCGTCGGCCAAAGTCCCTTGCATGGGGTAGGGGAAGGATTCGCGGCCAACGGTCATTTCGCCGGTGAGCGTAAACGTAGTGCGGAAAAGATCGTTGGGGTCAATGATTGCTGAACCAGTCGATTTATACATGATGGGGGTCATCATGGAAAAATCGCGGATATTCATTTTTTCATTATCAATTTCAGCGGTAAAGGCAAAATCTTCTACGCTCTTGTCGCCGGGCAGGACCAATCGTTGAGATCGAATATCCACCCAACCCGCATGCGGAAGCTTGGCTCCATCCGGCAGGAACAGACTACCTGAAGCACGCAAAGTGCCCTTGAAATCACCGAAACCAAGCAAATATGTCAGGTTGAGGTCTCCTTCAAACTCGAACACCCCATTCGAAAACAATTCCAAAGTACACTCAGGCCCGCCGGTATCGAGTCGAACAGTAGCCAGCGGAGAAAAGCCCATGGTCACATAGGCACGCTTGAAATGAAGAGCGCCCGGAGTCTGGGCCACCGTGACCTTAAAATCCCGCACACGAAAGCTGAATGGACCATCCCGATCCAGTCCTTCCCAGGTCATCCCCACCGAGGGCAGTTGTTCATCAACGCGGGTCAGAGCTGATGCCCATATTTTATCCCATGGTGTGAATAATGTAATGCCAATCAAAAAACCCAGCATGATAAGAAAAAAACGGACCAAAATTCTTCCGGGCAAAGACGAACTCGTATGCAAAGAGGGTTTCATCGCAGTCCCCTCATCGTGCCAGCACGAGATGCACGTCTGCCAGACGCGGATCATCGTTGTTACGAGTCAATGTAAATTCAGGTGTTTGCAGACTGGCGCGGTCGCGTAAATCCTGTAAAAAATCCGTCAGCATAATCAGTGTAAGACCAGTAAATGTAACCTGCACTCCTTCTACATTCTCATTGAGACGGGTGGAACGGATTGAAGTCAAACGATCTTCAAGCAACCTGTCGTCAATAATGCGCCATGTGGCGTCCTTGGCCGACAGATGAGCGAGATCACCTCGTTTGGCACGCAGGGATTGTATGCCCTGCACGATAGGTACAACCCGCGCGTACTGTTCCTTTTCCGCCTCAATTTGTTGAAGAAGGGTGTTGGTAAAAATATATGCGCCTACAAACACGGAAAAAAAGATGCCTGCCAGACCAAACAGGGCCATCTTGAAAAAACGCTGCTGAGCATCAGGAGGCCAACTGCTCCATGGATATGTTCGTTGAGTGCGAGCCATCTTATTGCAACTCCACATTCAGGCTGAAAACTATCAAATCGCCCACAGGGTCACTTTTATACAACGAAAAAAGGTAATGATCATCATCGGTCAGCTTATCCAAATACGTGGTAAATCCTTGTTCATCACCAGCAAAAGAGCCTCGTACGCGCCCGGCTTTACCACTCAAGGTTATACCTTCCAACCGCAGATTTTCATCCGCAGGACGGCTCAACGCCGCAAGCAACCGAAGCGGGTCCAGTCCGATACTATCGGTAGCCAGAAGTTTGCCGTGTTCAAACTGCAAACGACCGAACGGCGAGGCTCCAATATCCTGCCCGAGAGCAGACATATACTGCACGTTTATCTCGCTTCGAATTTCTTCAAGCTGATTATAATGGAAAAGATAGCGCAATCCTTGTCCGCCAAGGAAAAGACTACCAATAACAAACACCCAGACAAAATTCCGAAGGAACCGTCTGGACGTCTTGCCGGACCTGAATACAGGTATTTTACTGTTGGATTCTGACTTCGTCATAACTCTGATGCATTGAATACGCGAAACCCCGACACTGAGCAAGCCATGCTCACATTTGAAACACCAAACAGGAATCCGCAAAACAAAAAACGACGTACCACGTTATACACGCAATACGCCGTCCACAAAGACTATTTCTCCACTCCGCACCAACGCCGTAAGGCTTTGAAGAGTAGGGCAGATGCTCGACGGGAGGATTTGATTTTCCCACAATCGTAGCCTAGCTACGGCGAGGACAGACTCAATCCTTCCAACGACGCAGATGCGCCGCTATCGCAAGCCGACTTCTCACGAATGAAAAACCCTCTTTACGTCACCCACACCGTGAGGCTTGGGAGAGTGGTGCAGATGTTAGGCGGGAGGATTTGAGTTTCCCACAGTCGTAGCCTAGCTACGGCGAGGACAGACTCAATCCTTCCAACGACGCAGATGCGCCGCTATCGCAAGCCGACCTACAAGCTTTCCGCAGCTCTTTCAACCGACTCCTTGAAACCCTCACGAGCATCCAGGATCTTCTGAGTCAATCCGTCATCATGCAAAGCAAGAATTTGGGCAGCCAGCCATGCGGCGTTTTTGGCACCGACCTTATCCAATGCAAGTGTACCGACCGGGAAGCCCGGAGGCATCTGCACAGTGGCAAGCATCGCATCCATGCCACCGAACGGAGAACCGGCCAGTGGTACGCCGAGTACGGGCTTGGTGGTCTTGGCAGCAACAGCTCCTGCGAGATGTGCGGCTAGACCGGCGGCACAGATAAAAACCTGCGCACCATCAGCTTCAAATTCCTCAACCAAACGAGCTGTCCGTTCCGGTGTCCGATGTGCGGAAGACACCGTAAATACATGCTCAATTCCCAACTCTTTCAACAGATCAGAGCAAGGACGCATCTTGTCCTCATCGGAAATTGACCCCATGAAAATTACAACCTTAGGCATCTCTCTTCCCTCTCGTTTGTCCGTTAAAAAAAAGTGCGCCCAATTCAGGCGCACTCGTTTTCACGTATTTATTTCAAACGCTTTAAACCCTTGTCAGCTATATCTTTTCGATAATAACTCTTGTCGAAATGGACCTTACCCACGGCCTCATAGGCCTTTTCCCGGGCTGCGGCCAAATCGTCACCAAGCGCGGTGACGCAAAGCACACGTCCGCCCGAGGTCACGATCTTGTCGCCGTCGACCTTGGTTCCGGCCTGAAAAACCTTGACTCCATCCATGGCATCCGCATCCTCAAGACCGGTAATTTCCATGCCTTTGGGGTAGGAACCGGGATAACCTTCAGCGGCCATGACCACGCCACACGCTGTCTGTGGAGTGGATGTCACCTCAATCTGATCCAGCTTGCCGTCGATGCAGGCAAACATGATTGTCAGCAGATCGGTCTCCAAGCGCATGAGCAACGGCTGACATTCGGGATCACCGAACCGGACATTGTATTCAAGCACACTGGGACCATCTTCAGTGTACATCAGGCCAGCATACAGCACGCCTTTAAACGGCTGGCCCTTGGCGGCCAGATGACGCAGAATCGGCTTGATGCAAAGCTCGGCAGTCTCGGCATACTTCTCTTTGGGAAGGATAGGAGCAGGGGAGTAGGCTCCCATGCCACCGGTATTGGGACCTGTATCGCCTTCATAGGCTGCCTTGTGGTCCTGACTGGACGGTAACATGGCGTAATTGGTGCCATCACAAAAACACAGGAAGGATGCTTCTTCACCTTTAAGAGTCTCTTCAATGACCACGCGGTCCCCGGCAGAGCCGAACACCTTTTTGACCATCATTTCTTCCACGGCTTCAATGGCTTCTTCTTCAGAGGTTGCCACGATCACACCCTTGCCGGCGGCCAGACCATCTGCTTTGACCACGAGGGGAGCACCGCGCTCCTTGATAAAAGCCACGGCAGCTTCATGCTCATCGAAAACACGAAATGCGGCTGTAGGTACGCCTGCATCGGCCATGACGTTCTTGGAAAATGCTTTGGATCCTTCCAGATTCGCGGCAAAGGCGTTCGGGCCGAAGCACGGAATACCTTCCTGTTTGAGCGAATTTTCCAGTCCGAGTACCAAGGGCATCTCGGGACCGACAACGACCAGATCGATTTCGCGGTCTTTGGCCAATTTGACCAGAGCCGGAATATCGTCATCCTTAATATCTATATTTTCACCAATCTGGGCAGTGCCGCCATTGCCGGGCGCGCACAGGATGGATTCAACTTTCGGACTCTGAGCAAGCTTCCAGCACAAGGCGTGTTCACGCCCGCCGGAACCAACAATCAATATCTTCATGAGTAGTTCCCCCTCTATCTGTTTTCGGGATGTACACGGTGTAAGGAAATTCACCGATTTTATCAAGTTAGTGATGCCTCCGGCGGCTGGGGGAAAGGAAGAGCAAAACCCTTTGGAAAGGGTTCTTTCTCTCCCTTTCCCCCAGACTTCCTATCCCTCTCTTTTCCTGAACTTTTTGGTGCCGCTTCGCGGAGAGGGCTATCAGAAGGCAATGCTTTGTGAGTATATGAAAGTAAGTCATTTGTAGAAAACATGAAAAAACCCGATCTGGTATTTCTACCAGATCGGGCGATAGGGTCAACGGAAGTCGAATTTAGTCGACTTTGGCGTATGCCTTGGGGGCTGCGCCACAAATAGGACATTTTTCAGTGGGTTCACCGTCCTGCGTATGACCACAGACGGAGCAGATGTAAAAGTCAGCATCAGCGAAAGTATCAGTATCGGCTTCAAGAGCCTGTGTGTACAGCTCGGCGTGAATTTTCTCAGCCTCGTTGGCAAATCCGAAATAGCGCAGGATAGCATTTTCGCCTTCGGCTTTGGCGTCTTCCATCATATCGGGATACATGGATTTAAACTCAAAAGTTTCGCCTTCAATAGCAGATTTGAGATTCTCCTCAGTAGAGCCAATACCTTTCATAAGACGAAGGTGCGCATGAGCATGGATGGTCTCGGCGGCTGCAGCAGCACGAAACAGCTTGGCAACACCGGGCTTGCCATCTTTTTCAGCCTTTTCGGCAAATGCCAGATACTTACGGTTGGCCTGAGATTCACCTGCAAACGCTTCCTTCAAGTTTTCCAAAGTCTTACTCATTGTATTCTCCTGTCTCAATTCGGTTGCAGCAACTTTATAGAGGTGCTGTGAATGTTCATTTGTTGAAAAATTAGTAATGATTCTCAAAAAGAAAATCAAGTACTATTTATTAATGCATACAACACAGTGTTCCATTTTGCTAATTCACAAAAAATTACAACCAGGCATAACCTCAACTCCCCCCTTCCTAACGACGCAGATGCGCAGCTTCATATGCCACAACATCTCCGATAACCAACGGCGTGAGGCTTGCGAGAGGGATGTAGCTGCTAGGCGAAAGGGTTTGAGTTTCCCACAGCCGTAGCCGAGCTACGGTGAGGACAGACTCAATCCTTCCAACGACGCAGATGCGCCGCTATCGCAAGCCGAGTAACGAAGCAAACAAAAAAAGAACCGCCTTTGTCTGGGAGGAAAGGATGAATATCCCAGACAAAGGCGGCTCAAACCCGCTTATTAATGGAAGCGTCCGCTTCCGGGAAATTAGGCGCCCCTGGTAAACAGTGTCAGGGCAAATGCAGCCATGGCAGAAACTCCAGACAAGATCAAAGGACGGCGGTTGCTCTTGCGAACAATGCGAACCGGCGTATTACGTGTGCCGTTCTGCAAGGCCATCATGGCGAGTCGAGTATCGTTTTCCATGCTCATAATTTTGCTCCTTCTCGGGTGCCGTCACCCAAGCGCTTTTCCATATCTGCACATCTACGGAACAACGTGTAATCAATCCAATTGTTTTGTTCGATTAACTCCTTCGGTTTTTCTGATGACAAAACCGATCTTAATCGGTATCGATAATTGACTCCATTGAAGAAGGTGATCAACGACATGGAACTCTATCAGCTCAAGACATTTGTAGTGGTGGCAGAAGAAGAGCACCTGACCCGTGCGTCAGTGCGATTGCATACGAGCCAACCTACGGTCAGTGCGCATATCAAGGCGTTGGAAGAAGAGCTTGAAACACGACTGTTTATCCGTACACCCAAGGGTATGCGACTGACGGAGGCAGGCGAGCGACTGAAAAACAAGGCAAAAGAAGTGCTTCAAACGGCGAGAGAATTAACGCTTGAAGCGCGTAACATGGGCGATGAACTGGTAGGCGACCTGTCCATTGGGCTAAACACGGATGCTGAATATCTGCGAATAGTGCCATTACTCACTTCTCTGGGAAACGAACACCCAAAGATCACGATGCAGATTCAACAGCGGGCAAGCACTTCAGTACAGGACGCCATTCTGGACGGCATATTGGACTGCGGTTTCATCTTTGGCGAACCTCGTCACCCGGACATTCATTCCGTCAAACTGAAAGATACACAATTTTTCGTCGCCGTACCGGACATTTGGAAAGACCGTATTCCCGGAGGGCTTGAGGCTCTGGCCGATTTGCCGTGGATCATGGATCCCAGTGACAACCCGTTGCAAAAACTGACGGACCCTTTATTTAAAGCCAGAAACATTAAGCTTCCCATCCAGTTGGAAGTGGACGGCGACGAGGTTATTCGTGTGCTGGTAGCTGCGGGTAAAGGCGTTTCATTTCTGCGAAAAAATGAAGTTGAGGCTGCCAATCGCATAGGCCAGACCGTTCATGTCATGGCCTTTGACGAATTAATTATTGATGTTCGTTTTGTCTGGCTAAAACGACGAGATCAAGACCCTGTCATGCAGGCCGTCATTGATCATGTAAAAAAAGCCTGGAGCATCCAATAGGGCAACTACACACCCCATTCCTTGCGGACTATATCGATAAGCATAGACATGGACGGATCGTCTGCCTGATTCTTACGATATACAAAATTCATCTCTAGTGAATGATGACCCAACAGCGGGCATTCCGCCCCCTGATTCAGCTTTAGCAGCCTGTCAGCCTCATCGTCACGCATCACACCGAGCGCCTTACCTTCGACAACAAGTGGCCGCATGACTTCTTCTGAATTCACACTGATTATCTGAGCCGGAACAATCCCATATTCATTAAACAGTTTTACCTGCAATTCCTGAAGAGGGCTGTTACTGGTAGCCACCACCCAAGTATACGCGGAAAGCTCTTCGGGACCGGCCTTGGCCAGATCCTTCTTCATGTGGGCAGCTCCCATTACGCAATAGAAAGGATCAGCCAGCTTAATCGTGTCGAGATCGCCATAAGGGTTACCGGAAAAAATAAATCCGGCGTCCATGTTTCTGGCCCGAATTTCACTGAGGATAACT
This genomic window contains:
- a CDS encoding LysR family transcriptional regulator; amino-acid sequence: MELYQLKTFVVVAEEEHLTRASVRLHTSQPTVSAHIKALEEELETRLFIRTPKGMRLTEAGERLKNKAKEVLQTARELTLEARNMGDELVGDLSIGLNTDAEYLRIVPLLTSLGNEHPKITMQIQQRASTSVQDAILDGILDCGFIFGEPRHPDIHSVKLKDTQFFVAVPDIWKDRIPGGLEALADLPWIMDPSDNPLQKLTDPLFKARNIKLPIQLEVDGDEVIRVLVAAGKGVSFLRKNEVEAANRIGQTVHVMAFDELIIDVRFVWLKRRDQDPVMQAVIDHVKKAWSIQ
- the purD gene encoding phosphoribosylamine--glycine ligase; this translates as MKILIVGSGGREHALCWKLAQSPKVESILCAPGNGGTAQIGENIDIKDDDIPALVKLAKDREIDLVVVGPEMPLVLGLENSLKQEGIPCFGPNAFAANLEGSKAFSKNVMADAGVPTAAFRVFDEHEAAVAFIKERGAPLVVKADGLAAGKGVIVATSEEEAIEAVEEMMVKKVFGSAGDRVVIEETLKGEEASFLCFCDGTNYAMLPSSQDHKAAYEGDTGPNTGGMGAYSPAPILPKEKYAETAELCIKPILRHLAAKGQPFKGVLYAGLMYTEDGPSVLEYNVRFGDPECQPLLMRLETDLLTIMFACIDGKLDQIEVTSTPQTACGVVMAAEGYPGSYPKGMEITGLEDADAMDGVKVFQAGTKVDGDKIVTSGGRVLCVTALGDDLAAAREKAYEAVGKVHFDKSYYRKDIADKGLKRLK
- the purE gene encoding 5-(carboxyamino)imidazole ribonucleotide mutase, which codes for MPKVVIFMGSISDEDKMRPCSDLLKELGIEHVFTVSSAHRTPERTARLVEEFEADGAQVFICAAGLAAHLAGAVAAKTTKPVLGVPLAGSPFGGMDAMLATVQMPPGFPVGTLALDKVGAKNAAWLAAQILALHDDGLTQKILDAREGFKESVERAAESL
- a CDS encoding LysR family transcriptional regulator, giving the protein MELYQLRTFVAVAEEGNFTRAGKRVHASQPAVSAHIKALEEELGVRLFDRVARGVELTHAGSELVHDAIEVLAAANTLEARAVTLGGAVTGQMALGLCADPEYLKVSGLLNQIAERFPRLNLKLAQSPSGVILSEIRARNMDAGFIFSGNPYGDLDTIKLADPFYCVMGAAHMKKDLAKAGPEELSAYTWVVATSNSPLQELQVKLFNEYGIVPAQIISVNSEEVMRPLVVEGKALGVMRDDEADRLLKLNQGAECPLLGHHSLEMNFVYRKNQADDPSMSMLIDIVRKEWGV
- a CDS encoding rubrerythrin family protein — protein: MSKTLENLKEAFAGESQANRKYLAFAEKAEKDGKPGVAKLFRAAAAAETIHAHAHLRLMKGIGSTEENLKSAIEGETFEFKSMYPDMMEDAKAEGENAILRYFGFANEAEKIHAELYTQALEADTDTFADADFYICSVCGHTQDGEPTEKCPICGAAPKAYAKVD
- a CDS encoding 2-oxoacid:acceptor oxidoreductase family protein; this encodes MRYIDSIIAGFGGQGVMLIGNLLAYAGMKDGLNVTYIPVYGPEMRGGTANCTVVLSQEDIGSPIIHRPKSLIAMNRPSLDKFQPRVEDGGVHIINSSLIDMELADTDRLKCYGVPCNEIADELGNTRMANMVAIGAFVQATGIISLDAVIGSLENVISVRYHKLIPANTEAIKAGAKHVS